One region of Minwuia thermotolerans genomic DNA includes:
- a CDS encoding nucleotidyltransferase family protein produces MQPGPDDAARLTALAALISAATAAAVIPGAEDMLPAGEVRQARLLNRFRRLQGEKWAAALAEADIPNVALKGLASAHCLYPSPDERAVSDADLLIRPSDLGAALELLTGRGFAFAETPTRSPWGFVSEASFQPLIGEDGANIDLHIQAAAHPFERVLPVDDIMAQSCGTGAAGLRVPAPEHRFLIAAAHAAGDLFTADAIKSVIDGLLMLRRAGDLDWTGMHHRVDAGGMRRPVTAYLALLGALGGDIAPAGRAGFEPERVRGPTLARVIADHRAVFVDRPEPSALERLRREAALAASWPVLARRNWRRLTGLLRPRRGRPDGETGGAMARRLP; encoded by the coding sequence GTGCAGCCCGGGCCGGACGATGCGGCGCGCCTGACGGCCCTGGCGGCGCTGATCTCGGCCGCGACGGCGGCGGCCGTGATCCCCGGCGCCGAAGACATGCTGCCCGCCGGCGAGGTGCGGCAAGCGCGCCTGCTCAATCGTTTCCGCCGTCTTCAGGGGGAGAAATGGGCGGCGGCGCTGGCGGAAGCGGACATCCCGAATGTCGCCCTGAAAGGCCTTGCCTCGGCGCATTGTCTCTATCCCTCGCCGGACGAGCGGGCGGTGTCGGACGCGGACCTCCTTATCCGTCCCTCGGACCTGGGCGCCGCCCTGGAATTGCTGACCGGCCGGGGCTTCGCCTTCGCCGAAACGCCGACCCGCAGCCCGTGGGGATTCGTCAGCGAGGCCAGCTTCCAGCCGCTGATCGGCGAGGACGGCGCGAATATCGATCTCCATATCCAGGCCGCTGCGCATCCGTTCGAGAGGGTTCTCCCCGTCGACGACATCATGGCGCAGAGCTGCGGCACCGGGGCCGCCGGTCTGCGTGTTCCGGCCCCGGAACACCGCTTCCTGATCGCCGCGGCCCACGCGGCCGGAGACCTGTTCACCGCGGATGCCATCAAGTCGGTGATCGACGGCCTGCTGATGCTGCGCCGGGCCGGCGACCTCGACTGGACCGGGATGCACCACCGGGTCGACGCAGGCGGCATGCGCCGTCCCGTCACCGCCTACCTGGCGCTGCTGGGCGCGCTGGGCGGCGATATCGCGCCCGCCGGCCGCGCCGGCTTCGAACCCGAACGGGTCCGGGGTCCGACGCTGGCGCGGGTGATCGCGGACCACCGCGCCGTCTTCGTGGACCGGCCCGAACCTTCGGCGCTGGAGCGGCTGCGGCGGGAGGCGGCGCTGGCCGCATCCTGGCCGGTTCTGGCCCGCCGCAACTGGCGCCGCCTGACCGGCCTGCTGCGCCCCAGGCGCGGCCGTCCCGATGGCGAAACCGGGGGTGCGATGGCACGGAGATTGCCTTAG
- a CDS encoding antibiotic biosynthesis monooxygenase family protein has protein sequence MIAVIFEVEPAEGQREAYLDIAAAIRPELEKIDGFISVERFQSLNDPGRILSLSFFRDEEAVIRWRNLEAHRRAQAKGRGGVFAGYRLRVAQVLRDYGMNDRSEAPGDSRQRHEDR, from the coding sequence ATGATCGCGGTGATCTTCGAGGTCGAACCGGCAGAGGGCCAGCGCGAGGCGTATCTCGACATCGCCGCGGCGATCCGGCCCGAACTGGAGAAGATCGACGGCTTCATCTCGGTGGAGCGGTTCCAGAGCCTGAACGATCCCGGCCGGATCCTCTCGCTCTCCTTCTTCCGCGACGAGGAAGCGGTGATACGCTGGCGCAACCTGGAGGCTCACCGCCGGGCGCAGGCGAAGGGACGCGGCGGCGTCTTCGCCGGCTACCGGCTGCGCGTGGCGCAGGTCCTGCGCGACTATGGCATGAACGACCGGTCCGAGGCCCCGGGCGACAGCCGCCAACGCCACGAAGACCGTTGA
- a CDS encoding outer membrane beta-barrel protein → MMRRAWQIGFGFCLCAVVALPGMAVAQGAADGKSEKQVKPQIVQNPIIPGQVDPEPPFTTAKQDAVLNRRRPEYEPIGMLAGGILRDVKYLGRGQILESFLLFPSIETEVAFDSNIFAEANDKTADFIGTVRPELELHSDWDNHEFFVRGFGEFARYASNSRESFARYGAELGTRLDVTEFLFLKFGAGWQRKTAARSDIETDTGGDEPTVFHEAFASGQARYKRDKFLVDANTSITARDFRDNTAAGVTVDNDQNDNWIWENSLRLGWEEWRGTTIFLEPFFNLARNFRQFDNAGLERGFYSTGVNVGFTYDASAVTFLEGALGIGYGIPHDRNADSFPFLSGKLDLVWNPHDSWTFTAGWNRRLAQTNAFSIINNVNVPDVAALTDTLSLGAQLEVTYEILASAGIDLALADTLENGTSDTGVDTELALLWLMNEYMRMRGFWNYSLLSSNDANREFSKHVVGVTLTMHY, encoded by the coding sequence ATGATGCGTCGGGCGTGGCAGATCGGTTTCGGATTCTGCCTGTGCGCCGTCGTCGCCCTGCCCGGCATGGCCGTCGCCCAGGGGGCCGCCGACGGCAAGTCCGAGAAGCAGGTCAAGCCGCAGATCGTCCAGAATCCGATCATTCCGGGTCAGGTCGATCCGGAGCCCCCCTTCACCACCGCCAAGCAGGACGCCGTGCTCAACCGGCGCAGGCCGGAATACGAGCCGATCGGCATGCTGGCGGGCGGTATCCTGCGGGACGTGAAATATCTGGGCCGGGGCCAGATTCTGGAGAGCTTCCTGCTGTTCCCCAGCATCGAAACCGAGGTCGCCTTCGACAGCAACATCTTCGCCGAAGCCAACGACAAGACCGCAGACTTCATCGGCACCGTCCGGCCGGAGCTGGAACTGCACTCGGACTGGGACAACCATGAATTCTTCGTCCGCGGCTTCGGCGAGTTCGCCCGCTACGCCTCCAACAGCCGTGAGAGCTTCGCCCGCTACGGCGCGGAGCTCGGCACGCGCCTGGACGTGACGGAGTTCCTGTTCCTGAAATTCGGCGCGGGCTGGCAGCGCAAGACCGCGGCGCGCAGCGACATCGAGACCGACACGGGCGGCGACGAACCGACCGTCTTCCACGAAGCCTTCGCTTCCGGCCAGGCGCGCTACAAGCGCGACAAGTTCCTCGTCGACGCCAATACCTCGATCACCGCGCGGGATTTCAGGGACAACACCGCCGCCGGCGTGACCGTCGACAACGACCAGAACGACAACTGGATCTGGGAGAACTCGCTCCGGCTGGGCTGGGAGGAATGGCGCGGCACGACGATCTTCCTCGAACCCTTCTTCAATCTGGCCCGCAATTTCCGGCAGTTCGACAATGCCGGGCTGGAGCGGGGCTTCTATTCGACCGGCGTGAATGTCGGGTTCACCTACGACGCTTCCGCCGTGACCTTCCTCGAAGGCGCCCTGGGCATCGGCTATGGCATTCCGCACGATCGCAATGCCGACAGCTTCCCGTTCCTGTCCGGAAAGCTGGATCTGGTCTGGAACCCGCATGATTCCTGGACCTTCACCGCCGGGTGGAACCGCCGGCTTGCGCAGACCAACGCCTTCAGCATCATCAACAACGTCAACGTCCCCGACGTCGCCGCGCTGACGGACACGCTCAGCCTCGGCGCTCAGCTGGAGGTGACCTACGAGATACTCGCCAGCGCCGGCATCGACCTGGCTCTCGCCGATACGTTGGAGAACGGCACCTCCGACACCGGCGTCGACACCGAACTTGCGCTGCTCTGGCTGATGAACGAGTACATGCGCATGCGCGGGTTCTGGAATTACTCGCTGCTCAGCTCGAATGACGCCAACCGTGAATTCTCCAAGCATGTCGTTGGCGTCACGCTGACCATGCACTACTGA
- a CDS encoding polysaccharide biosynthesis/export family protein, protein MALGLAALGIAATLAQGCAERRYGVAPQPAAPRAPVAQPQAAAQPQPVPPPPAAIVQPAPQPQAAAPRPAPTPPPEPQQQQAAPRPVSPPQQQQQAAAGPQTAPPASDEANLITSPVPPRDAEPERTADGKLRVRASNATDDSAAVPLVNIDEVPDEVARKLEEYRLGPGDRLSIKVFGQEEISGEFEVSAAGELSYPLIGQITAENMTPGEFNRVLTGALEEFFVSPQVTVEVTNYRPFFILGQVGSPGSYKYQPGLNARMAIAVGGGYTRRAREEPITIFRTNNAGELIKFEADQDAIILPGDTIEVHRRLF, encoded by the coding sequence TTGGCCCTCGGTCTTGCGGCGCTGGGAATTGCGGCGACGCTGGCCCAGGGCTGTGCGGAGCGGCGCTACGGCGTTGCGCCCCAGCCGGCGGCTCCGCGCGCGCCCGTCGCCCAGCCGCAGGCCGCCGCGCAGCCGCAACCGGTTCCGCCGCCGCCTGCGGCCATCGTCCAGCCCGCCCCGCAGCCGCAGGCGGCCGCGCCTCGGCCCGCGCCAACGCCGCCGCCGGAACCGCAGCAGCAGCAGGCGGCGCCTCGGCCCGTCTCGCCGCCGCAGCAGCAACAACAGGCCGCCGCCGGTCCTCAGACCGCCCCGCCGGCCTCCGATGAGGCGAATCTGATCACCAGCCCGGTACCGCCGCGGGACGCCGAGCCCGAGCGCACGGCGGACGGCAAGCTGCGCGTGCGCGCCTCCAACGCCACCGACGACAGCGCCGCCGTGCCCCTGGTGAACATCGACGAGGTGCCCGACGAGGTCGCCCGGAAACTGGAGGAGTACCGCCTCGGCCCCGGCGACCGGCTGTCGATCAAGGTCTTCGGCCAGGAGGAGATATCGGGCGAGTTCGAGGTCAGCGCGGCGGGCGAGCTGTCCTATCCGCTGATCGGCCAGATCACCGCGGAGAACATGACCCCGGGCGAATTCAACCGCGTGCTGACGGGGGCGTTGGAGGAGTTCTTCGTCAGCCCGCAGGTCACCGTGGAAGTCACCAACTACCGCCCGTTCTTCATTCTGGGGCAGGTGGGCAGTCCGGGTTCCTACAAGTACCAGCCGGGCCTGAACGCCCGCATGGCGATCGCGGTGGGCGGCGGCTACACCCGCCGCGCCAGGGAGGAACCGATCACGATCTTCCGGACGAACAATGCCGGCGAACTGATCAAGTTCGAGGCCGATCAGGACGCCATCATCCTGCCCGGCGACACGATCGAAGTGCATCGACGGTTGTTCTGA
- a CDS encoding GumC family protein, producing MANVSYLDSARPDEMSDAPSFVDAGRGDSPMVNFRQVFTILWRRKWIIAAIVIMGMLMAFYWLQSQTPLYSAASEVVIGIRDEQVTGIQGVVQGETQDFYFNETQAAIIASSQVAETVAARLDLFENPDRLYWDAGGSVTAGFSLKATIKSILPDPVVEGVRGVLNKFRGGSQTDENTSVLASMTPEELAEFEREHVKRTLLDGLSVDPSERARTIAIRFISDRPAFAAEVANAFAQAYVESTRTEKSDATSRASDFLRDEVELLKIQYQQSEQALEQFSRETGYVSQGDRLSLIEEQVAEFNRQLVEARQELAEAEARNQQVQRLLEEEGGIETVASVLDSPLIGRLREQEAEVVREIAELRTQLRDRHPRLLLKRAELEDLQNKIRGEINKIVIGQNNNLELSRVRVRNLEQEVAILQAQVQRQSDAEVTLQALRSERDANKQLYETVLGRFNEINLQERSPQQANARIITPASTPLFPSFPRKSLTLAAALVGSAMLAVMVVFLIEYMDSGFRSLQQLQQSIYVPALGIVPRLSVMEARRYTPEEFVLDQPNSLYAEAIRTIRTSLMLSSIDRPPKSVMFTSSVPAEGKTSTAVSVARAAAKAGQRTILVDCDLRKPSVHESLRVPNGQGVVEILTGAADLNDAIEIDLKSGLHYITAGAKAPNPPDALGSAAMRQLIGELENRYDLVILDTPPVLPVSDSLVLLRNVDKTVFLVRWGSTRREAVLAGIRQVQEANGDLAGVAMTRVDIRRHQKYNYSDSYFYYRGYGKYYGA from the coding sequence ATGGCGAACGTGAGCTATCTGGATTCGGCGAGGCCTGACGAGATGAGCGACGCGCCGTCCTTCGTCGACGCCGGCCGCGGCGACAGCCCGATGGTGAATTTCCGCCAGGTCTTCACCATCCTGTGGCGGCGCAAGTGGATCATCGCGGCCATCGTCATCATGGGCATGCTGATGGCGTTCTACTGGCTGCAGAGCCAGACGCCCCTCTACTCGGCGGCCAGCGAAGTGGTCATCGGTATCCGCGACGAACAGGTCACCGGCATCCAGGGTGTCGTCCAGGGCGAGACCCAGGACTTCTATTTCAACGAGACCCAGGCGGCGATCATCGCCTCCTCTCAGGTGGCCGAAACCGTCGCTGCGCGCCTGGACCTGTTCGAGAACCCGGATCGTCTGTATTGGGACGCGGGCGGTTCGGTCACGGCCGGGTTCTCGCTCAAGGCCACGATCAAGAGCATTCTTCCCGATCCCGTGGTGGAGGGCGTCCGCGGCGTGCTGAACAAGTTCCGCGGCGGCAGCCAGACCGACGAGAACACCTCGGTGCTGGCGAGCATGACGCCCGAGGAACTGGCCGAGTTCGAGCGCGAGCACGTCAAGAGGACGCTGCTCGACGGTCTCTCCGTGGATCCGTCGGAGCGCGCGCGCACCATCGCCATCCGTTTCATCTCGGACCGCCCGGCTTTCGCGGCCGAGGTCGCCAACGCCTTCGCCCAGGCCTATGTCGAAAGCACCCGGACGGAGAAGTCCGACGCCACGTCACGCGCCTCCGATTTCCTGCGCGACGAGGTCGAACTGCTGAAGATCCAGTACCAGCAGTCCGAGCAGGCGCTGGAGCAATTCAGCCGCGAGACCGGCTATGTCAGCCAGGGCGATCGTCTTTCGCTGATCGAGGAGCAGGTCGCAGAATTCAACCGCCAGCTTGTCGAGGCGCGGCAGGAACTCGCCGAGGCTGAGGCCCGCAACCAGCAGGTGCAGCGCCTGCTGGAAGAGGAAGGCGGCATCGAGACCGTCGCCTCCGTGCTGGATTCGCCGCTGATCGGGCGCCTGCGGGAGCAGGAGGCCGAAGTGGTCCGAGAGATCGCGGAACTCCGCACGCAGCTCCGCGACCGCCATCCGCGCCTGCTGCTGAAGCGGGCCGAACTGGAGGATCTGCAGAACAAGATCCGCGGCGAGATCAACAAGATCGTCATCGGTCAGAACAACAATCTGGAACTGTCGCGGGTGCGCGTGCGCAATCTGGAGCAGGAGGTCGCCATTCTCCAGGCCCAGGTCCAGCGCCAGTCGGACGCCGAGGTGACGCTGCAGGCGCTGCGGTCGGAGCGCGACGCCAACAAGCAGCTCTACGAAACGGTGCTCGGCCGCTTCAACGAGATCAACCTGCAGGAGCGTTCGCCGCAACAGGCCAACGCCCGCATCATCACGCCGGCGTCGACGCCGCTGTTCCCGAGCTTCCCGCGCAAGTCGCTCACCCTGGCGGCGGCGCTGGTCGGCTCGGCCATGCTGGCGGTGATGGTGGTGTTCCTGATCGAATACATGGACTCCGGCTTCCGCTCGCTGCAGCAGCTCCAGCAGTCGATCTACGTGCCGGCGCTGGGCATCGTCCCGCGGCTGTCGGTCATGGAGGCGCGGCGCTACACGCCCGAGGAATTCGTGCTGGACCAGCCGAACTCGCTCTACGCCGAAGCCATAAGGACGATACGAACATCGCTGATGCTGTCCAGCATCGACCGGCCGCCGAAATCGGTGATGTTCACCTCGTCGGTCCCCGCCGAAGGCAAGACCTCGACCGCCGTCTCCGTGGCCCGCGCCGCGGCCAAGGCGGGCCAGCGCACCATCCTGGTGGACTGCGACCTGCGCAAGCCTTCGGTCCACGAATCGCTGCGCGTGCCCAACGGCCAGGGCGTGGTCGAGATCCTCACCGGCGCGGCTGACCTGAACGACGCCATCGAGATCGACCTGAAATCGGGCCTGCACTACATCACCGCCGGCGCAAAGGCCCCGAATCCGCCGGACGCGCTTGGCTCCGCGGCCATGCGTCAGCTCATCGGCGAACTCGAGAACCGCTACGACCTCGTGATCCTCGACACGCCGCCGGTCCTGCCGGTATCAGACTCGCTGGTCCTGCTGCGCAATGTCGACAAGACCGTCTTCCTGGTGCGCTGGGGCTCCACCCGCCGGGAGGCGGTGCTTGCCGGCATCCGCCAGGTGCAGGAAGCCAATGGCGACCTCGCCGGCGTGGCGATGACCCGCGTCGACATCCGCCGCCACCAGAAGTACAATTACAGCGACAGCTATTTCTACTATCGCGGCTACGGCAAGTATTATGGGGCCTGA
- a CDS encoding O-antigen ligase family protein — protein MLFYFERLLVFALIVVLAAAPLPLGSNRPVSWSLLSFASGGLVCLWGLAATFRPTLFRLSGTAAIVPAVGWLLLVGWLLAQTGGPEFLWHPLWAPTAAALELETIDGAIAVSPSDAATSAMRLLAYGGIFWVAAQTGREPDNAAIYVFAAVGIGTLYALYGLAAEIAGGETIVGLKKWAYEDSLTSTFVNRNSFATFAALAAVAGLGMVMRGLRAAGGGMSAEPRPVIRRPARISPEVWLCAFAVLILVIALVLTRSRAGLVACGVGMAALGWGWFYRRGRLPGAPVLLAAAVASVVVVLLAAGGGTFERKVDADGQELSGRPWLFQRTLSAIADQPLTGHGGGAFESYFHGYKNAEFGGVYAISKAHNSYLEFAADAGAPALLLLLGIYAWIAGACIRGIRVRRQDAIYPAIGLAAAALVGLHALVDFSVQIPAVAALFAMLLGVGYAQAFPTGGGRHNRL, from the coding sequence ATGCTGTTCTATTTCGAACGCTTGCTCGTTTTCGCGCTGATCGTGGTTCTCGCCGCGGCGCCGCTCCCGCTGGGCAGCAACCGGCCGGTGAGCTGGTCGCTGCTGTCCTTCGCCAGCGGCGGCCTGGTCTGTCTCTGGGGACTGGCGGCAACCTTCCGGCCGACGCTGTTCCGCCTGTCGGGCACGGCCGCCATCGTGCCTGCGGTGGGCTGGCTGCTGCTCGTCGGCTGGCTGCTGGCTCAGACCGGCGGGCCGGAATTCCTGTGGCACCCGCTCTGGGCGCCGACGGCCGCCGCCCTGGAGCTGGAGACCATCGATGGCGCCATTGCCGTCTCCCCGTCCGACGCCGCCACGTCGGCCATGCGGCTGCTGGCCTATGGCGGCATCTTCTGGGTCGCCGCCCAGACCGGGCGGGAACCGGACAACGCCGCGATCTACGTCTTCGCCGCGGTCGGCATCGGCACACTCTACGCCCTCTACGGACTGGCGGCGGAGATCGCCGGCGGCGAGACCATCGTCGGGCTGAAGAAGTGGGCCTACGAGGATTCGCTGACCTCCACCTTCGTCAACCGCAACAGCTTCGCCACCTTCGCCGCCCTGGCCGCCGTGGCCGGGCTGGGCATGGTGATGCGCGGACTGCGCGCCGCCGGCGGCGGCATGAGCGCAGAGCCGCGCCCCGTGATCCGCCGCCCGGCGCGGATCAGCCCCGAGGTCTGGCTCTGCGCCTTCGCGGTGCTGATCCTCGTGATCGCGCTGGTGCTGACGCGCTCGCGGGCCGGGCTGGTCGCCTGCGGCGTCGGCATGGCGGCGCTGGGCTGGGGCTGGTTCTACCGCCGGGGACGCCTGCCGGGCGCGCCGGTCCTGCTGGCGGCGGCCGTGGCCAGCGTCGTCGTCGTGCTGCTGGCCGCTGGCGGCGGTACCTTCGAGCGCAAGGTCGACGCCGACGGCCAGGAACTCAGCGGCCGGCCCTGGCTGTTCCAGCGCACCCTCAGCGCCATCGCGGACCAGCCCCTGACGGGCCATGGCGGCGGCGCCTTCGAAAGCTATTTCCACGGCTACAAGAACGCCGAGTTCGGCGGCGTCTACGCCATCAGCAAGGCGCACAACAGCTATCTGGAATTCGCCGCCGACGCCGGCGCGCCAGCGCTTCTGCTGCTGCTCGGAATCTACGCCTGGATCGCGGGCGCGTGCATCCGCGGCATCAGGGTGCGCCGACAGGACGCGATCTATCCCGCCATCGGCCTCGCGGCGGCGGCTCTGGTCGGCCTGCACGCCCTGGTCGACTTCAGCGTGCAGATCCCGGCCGTGGCGGCGCTTTTCGCCATGCTGCTGGGCGTCGGTTACGCCCAGGCCTTCCCCACCGGCGGCGGGCGGCACAACCGGCTCTAG
- a CDS encoding undecaprenyl-phosphate glucose phosphotransferase, translating into MTTVTTRANRRVRMIASSPPVLIGIARIGDLLIVLIAGWLAYVLRHDTLTMPVAYVAAIGVALALTANAFQVAGLYRFGVVETVGGQLGRIIGGWTAVSLLLLAIGFFSKTSADYSRIWVGIWLGLGFVAIVVFRLGMARRIESWKQSGVMQRNAVVVGAGAQAERLLRYVAEQKSELGVEIVAVFTVRPNAGRRDVLGTPVRGDLNDLLLFLRGNQVQEVMVALPWDDEEQIAEVLTRLREAPVDVTLAPEPLGYRLMERRVRHLGGLPMTVVQEPPLSGWNYVVKGLEDRILSALIIAAISPLLALIALAVRLDSPGPAIFRQQRYGFNNNVFTVFKFRTMRTDMGDARGGAQATRGDPRITRLGAFLRRTSLDELPQLFNVLRGEMSLVGPRPHAVAHNEEYAQLIDQYLGRHKVKPGITGWAQIHGLRGETDTPEKMERRVQYDLYYIDNWSLWLDIRILIRTIFVGFVHKNAY; encoded by the coding sequence GTGACGACCGTGACGACGAGAGCGAATCGCCGGGTGCGCATGATCGCCTCGTCTCCACCGGTGCTGATCGGCATCGCCCGCATCGGCGACCTTCTCATCGTGCTGATCGCCGGCTGGCTGGCCTACGTCCTGCGCCATGACACGCTGACGATGCCCGTGGCCTATGTCGCCGCCATCGGCGTCGCCCTGGCGCTGACGGCCAATGCCTTCCAGGTCGCCGGTCTCTACCGTTTCGGCGTCGTGGAGACGGTGGGCGGTCAGCTCGGCCGCATCATCGGCGGCTGGACGGCGGTCTCGCTGCTGCTGCTGGCCATCGGCTTCTTCTCCAAGACATCTGCGGACTATTCGCGCATCTGGGTCGGCATCTGGCTGGGCCTCGGCTTCGTCGCCATCGTGGTCTTCCGGCTCGGCATGGCGCGCCGGATCGAATCCTGGAAGCAGTCGGGCGTGATGCAGCGCAACGCCGTCGTGGTCGGCGCCGGCGCGCAGGCGGAGCGGCTGCTGCGCTATGTCGCCGAGCAGAAATCGGAGCTCGGCGTGGAGATCGTTGCGGTTTTCACCGTCCGGCCCAATGCCGGCCGCCGGGACGTTCTGGGCACGCCGGTGCGCGGCGACCTCAACGATCTGCTGCTCTTCCTGCGCGGCAATCAGGTCCAGGAGGTCATGGTCGCCCTGCCGTGGGACGACGAGGAGCAGATCGCCGAGGTGCTGACCCGGCTGCGCGAGGCGCCCGTAGACGTCACGCTCGCGCCGGAGCCGCTGGGCTATCGCCTGATGGAGCGGCGCGTGCGCCATCTGGGCGGCCTGCCCATGACGGTGGTGCAGGAGCCGCCGCTCTCGGGCTGGAACTATGTCGTCAAGGGGCTGGAGGACCGGATATTGTCGGCGCTGATCATCGCCGCCATCTCGCCGCTGCTCGCGCTGATCGCGCTGGCGGTGCGGCTCGACAGCCCCGGTCCCGCGATCTTCCGCCAGCAGCGCTACGGCTTCAACAACAACGTCTTCACGGTCTTCAAGTTCCGCACCATGCGCACCGACATGGGTGACGCCAGGGGCGGCGCGCAGGCGACCCGGGGCGATCCCCGCATCACCCGCCTCGGCGCCTTCCTGCGCCGGACCAGCCTCGATGAACTGCCGCAGCTCTTCAACGTGCTCCGGGGCGAGATGTCCCTGGTGGGTCCCCGCCCCCACGCCGTCGCCCACAACGAGGAGTACGCCCAGCTCATCGACCAGTATCTCGGCCGCCACAAGGTCAAGCCCGGCATCACCGGCTGGGCGCAGATCCACGGCCTGCGCGGCGAGACCGACACTCCGGAAAAGATGGAACGGCGCGTGCAGTACGATCTCTACTACATCGACAACTGGTCGCTATGGTTGGATATCCGCATCCTGATTCGGACGATCTTCGTGGGGTTCGTGCACAAGAATGCCTACTGA
- a CDS encoding tetratricopeptide repeat protein: MTRRWLGAAFAAVFACLAPLAHAQEQDKEQLTAEALAQIYKETLDQARRGDMGAQFQVAIALWQGKGVKPDKIESAFWLEKAAEQGHKQAINRLAWHYRQGVGVIKSVPRAEALYKQAYNLGVVGASVPLAAIYRSGEGRSVEDGGQGRVAENHAEAVRWALIGAEAGIDRGQNLLGELYRDGVGVPQDFATALKYFDLAAQQEFPLAYYNASVIYRDGVGVEKNTEKGLEYLKRAADMGHAGAMIDLALAYAEGRDLEQSYELALQWYSRAAQRNTRMAVKLAQAYEEGMFGGPDFARAYKWYYIAATAGEVSALVGRLAMKERIDDATRRSMESEGDAWMEQAGVTREAGMGAS; the protein is encoded by the coding sequence ATGACCAGACGCTGGCTTGGCGCGGCATTCGCCGCGGTATTCGCCTGCCTTGCTCCCCTTGCCCATGCGCAGGAGCAGGACAAGGAGCAACTGACCGCGGAGGCGCTGGCGCAGATCTACAAGGAAACCCTGGACCAGGCGCGGCGCGGCGACATGGGCGCCCAGTTCCAGGTCGCGATAGCGCTCTGGCAGGGCAAGGGCGTCAAGCCCGACAAGATCGAATCCGCCTTCTGGCTGGAGAAGGCCGCCGAGCAGGGACACAAGCAGGCGATCAACCGCCTCGCCTGGCACTACCGCCAGGGCGTGGGCGTGATCAAGAGCGTCCCCCGGGCGGAGGCGCTCTACAAACAGGCCTACAATCTGGGCGTGGTCGGGGCTTCGGTGCCGCTGGCTGCCATCTACCGCAGCGGCGAGGGCCGGTCGGTGGAAGACGGCGGTCAGGGGCGCGTGGCCGAAAACCATGCCGAGGCCGTGCGGTGGGCCCTGATCGGCGCGGAAGCCGGCATCGACCGCGGTCAGAACCTGCTGGGCGAGCTCTACCGCGACGGCGTCGGCGTGCCGCAGGATTTCGCCACGGCGCTGAAGTATTTCGACCTCGCGGCGCAGCAGGAATTTCCGCTGGCCTACTACAACGCCTCGGTCATCTACCGCGATGGCGTCGGCGTGGAAAAGAACACCGAGAAGGGTCTGGAGTACCTGAAACGCGCCGCCGACATGGGCCATGCCGGCGCCATGATCGACCTCGCGCTCGCCTATGCCGAGGGCAGGGATCTGGAGCAGAGCTACGAACTGGCGCTGCAGTGGTATTCCAGGGCCGCCCAGCGCAACACCCGGATGGCGGTGAAGCTGGCGCAGGCCTATGAGGAGGGCATGTTCGGCGGGCCGGATTTCGCCCGCGCCTACAAGTGGTACTACATCGCCGCAACCGCCGGCGAAGTCTCCGCGCTGGTCGGCCGCCTGGCGATGAAGGAGCGCATCGACGACGCGACCCGGCGGAGCATGGAAAGCGAAGGCGACGCCTGGATGGAGCAGGCCGGCGTGACCCGCGAGGCGGGCATGGGCGCTTCCTGA